From one Emticicia oligotrophica DSM 17448 genomic stretch:
- a CDS encoding HTH domain-containing protein, which translates to MAKKVDFMAGFNQATQNLPVSAFSEQEKIKKSLIVVDELKRFIPALTKEEFQQLENNILEHGCKDPLTIWLTTEKIAGISEMENPVYVILDGHNRYEICKNHLVDFKISSPLKFETMDSAKDYMINHQLGRRNLNPEQISYFRGLKYLSLKKEKGKYERDEHNGKIFHYENEASTEDKNANEKHNGKIYHYEKTTTAQDLAKEFNISEKTIRNDALFAKSVENLPADLRTEVLQGKSLLTKAEVIEFGKTGELKAGVGEPKKANQPLVVKEKILNLLKQNSEILTVKEYRDLISEIKLIIKAL; encoded by the coding sequence AGATAAAGAAAAGCCTAATTGTTGTCGATGAACTTAAAAGATTTATTCCAGCATTGACTAAGGAGGAATTTCAGCAACTTGAAAATAATATACTCGAACATGGATGTAAAGACCCATTGACGATTTGGCTAACAACTGAGAAGATTGCTGGTATTTCAGAGATGGAAAACCCTGTTTATGTGATTTTAGATGGACATAATCGCTATGAAATTTGTAAGAATCATTTAGTAGACTTTAAGATTTCGAGTCCATTAAAGTTTGAGACAATGGATTCGGCCAAAGATTATATGATTAATCACCAGCTTGGCCGAAGAAACTTAAACCCTGAACAAATCTCATATTTTAGGGGTCTAAAATATCTTTCATTGAAGAAAGAAAAAGGTAAGTATGAGCGAGATGAGCATAATGGTAAAATTTTCCATTATGAAAACGAAGCATCAACAGAGGATAAAAATGCTAATGAAAAGCATAATGGCAAAATTTACCATTATGAAAAAACAACCACTGCACAAGACTTGGCAAAGGAATTTAATATCTCAGAAAAGACGATTAGGAATGACGCTCTTTTCGCCAAGAGTGTAGAGAACTTACCTGCTGATTTAAGAACAGAAGTATTACAAGGAAAATCACTTTTAACTAAAGCAGAAGTAATTGAGTTTGGCAAGACAGGCGAATTAAAAGCAGGGGTAGGGGAGCCCAAAAAGGCTAATCAGCCATTGGTAGTAAAGGAAAAAATACTTAATTTATTGAAACAAAATTCAGAAATCTTGACAGTTAAGGAATACAGAGACCTTATTTCTGAAATAAAATTGATAATTAAGGCACTCTGA